In a single window of the Halobaculum lipolyticum genome:
- the aglG gene encoding glucosyl-dolichyl phosphate glucuronosyltransferase, whose product MKVSVVVCTYDMDHYDDVRDAADSVLAQTHEETELVLVSDGAPDVRDAMSRDYGDRDDVVVGMTDENAGVSRSRNLGAELSTGEIVAFVDDDGVAEPDWVEELLGGYERHDAVAVGGRMTPEWVAGEPSFLPEEYYWLIGVTHRGYPREECRVRNTWGSNFSVRRDVFEELGGFDEDLGRIADKQVQGEEPEFGARLYAEYGERMVYVPSARVAHKIFDYRTDREWLLRRAFWQGYSKFVMDRLLDDSGGEEDTYLRQLLAESLPSRIATLLRRPSRDRADQLVMLLLFTAAVGLGYGYGIGRAVALGDASPRR is encoded by the coding sequence ATGAAGGTCTCCGTCGTCGTCTGTACCTACGACATGGACCACTACGACGACGTCCGCGACGCCGCCGACAGCGTCCTCGCGCAGACGCACGAGGAGACCGAACTCGTCCTCGTCTCCGACGGCGCCCCGGACGTCCGCGACGCGATGTCGCGCGACTACGGTGACCGCGACGACGTCGTGGTCGGGATGACCGACGAGAACGCCGGCGTCTCACGGAGCCGGAACCTCGGTGCGGAGCTGTCCACCGGCGAGATCGTCGCGTTCGTCGACGACGACGGCGTCGCCGAACCGGACTGGGTCGAGGAGCTGCTCGGCGGGTACGAGCGCCACGACGCGGTGGCGGTGGGCGGCCGGATGACTCCGGAGTGGGTCGCCGGCGAGCCCTCGTTCCTCCCCGAGGAGTACTACTGGCTGATCGGTGTGACACATCGTGGCTACCCGAGGGAGGAGTGCCGGGTCAGGAACACGTGGGGGTCGAACTTCTCGGTCCGGCGGGACGTGTTCGAGGAACTGGGCGGCTTCGACGAGGACCTCGGCCGGATCGCCGACAAGCAGGTGCAGGGGGAGGAGCCGGAGTTCGGCGCCCGGCTGTACGCGGAGTACGGCGAGCGGATGGTGTACGTCCCCTCCGCGCGCGTCGCACACAAGATCTTCGACTACCGGACCGACCGCGAGTGGCTGCTCCGGCGGGCGTTCTGGCAGGGGTACTCGAAGTTCGTCATGGACCGCCTGCTCGACGACAGCGGCGGCGAGGAGGACACGTACCTCCGACAGCTCCTCGCGGAGTCGCTGCCGAGCCGGATCGCGACGCTACTGCGTCGGCCGTCGCGCGACCGGGCCGACCAGTTGGTCATGCTGCTACTGTTCACGGCCGCGGTCGGACTCGGATACGGCTACGGGATCGGTCGCGCCGTGGCGCTGGGCGACGCGTCGCCCCGGCGGTGA
- a CDS encoding glycosyltransferase family 2 protein codes for MTAEPRLSVVTPSYQQADYLPDNLASVSAQRYDDVEHLVLDGGSDDGTVEILEEYEATADHDVWWRSAPDDGQSAAINEGFDRASGEIVGWLNSDDVYVDTTTFARVASWFERTGADVIYGDLAYVDGRSRVTEIDVRPDFDRGKLAHRILIGQPATFFRREVLAEERLDTDLHYCMDYEFWVRLSREYDVRHVRDVLAGFRRHESQKTDDMGPVDEEVAAMLARYRDELPPARNVYASNAVTEAKRLSAAVAESVSFARDPPVLAFDGEVAPLSELLANVGPNAADLRKVVGRVRA; via the coding sequence GTGACCGCGGAGCCGCGCCTCTCGGTCGTCACGCCGTCGTACCAGCAGGCCGACTACCTCCCGGACAACCTCGCGTCCGTCTCCGCACAGCGGTACGACGACGTGGAGCACCTCGTGCTCGACGGCGGCTCCGACGACGGGACCGTCGAGATCCTCGAGGAGTACGAGGCGACCGCCGACCACGACGTCTGGTGGCGCTCGGCGCCGGACGACGGCCAGTCGGCCGCGATCAACGAGGGGTTCGACCGGGCGAGCGGCGAGATCGTCGGCTGGCTCAACTCCGACGACGTGTACGTCGACACGACGACGTTCGCGCGCGTCGCGAGTTGGTTCGAGCGCACCGGCGCCGACGTGATCTACGGCGACCTCGCGTACGTCGACGGGCGCTCGCGCGTGACGGAGATCGACGTGCGTCCCGACTTCGACCGCGGGAAGCTGGCCCACCGGATCCTGATCGGGCAGCCGGCGACGTTCTTCCGCCGGGAGGTGCTCGCCGAGGAGCGCCTCGACACGGATCTCCACTACTGCATGGACTACGAGTTCTGGGTGAGGCTCTCCCGCGAGTACGACGTCCGCCACGTCCGCGACGTGCTCGCCGGGTTCCGCCGCCACGAGTCCCAGAAAACCGACGACATGGGACCGGTGGACGAGGAGGTGGCGGCGATGTTGGCACGCTACCGCGACGAACTCCCGCCGGCCCGGAACGTGTACGCCTCGAACGCGGTGACCGAGGCCAAGCGGCTCTCGGCGGCGGTCGCCGAGTCGGTGTCGTTCGCGCGCGACCCGCCGGTGCTGGCGTTCGACGGCGAGGTGGCCCCGTTGTCGGAACTGCTCGCGAACGTCGGGCCGAACGCGGCGGACCTCCGGAAGGTGGTCGGTCGCGTCCGCGCCTGA
- a CDS encoding sugar phosphate nucleotidyltransferase has product MKAVIPLAGRGTRLYPQTHTKPKAMVRIAGKPILGHILASLADAGVDEAVLVVGGPMQTQIREYAEREFGDEFAFTFPEQVDPQGLGHAIHQAAPAVDGEPVIITLGDMLFEHGYGTFLDAHRSLDGVDASIGVKRVDEPSHYGVVDVAGDGSVRELVEKPDDPPSDRAISGVYVVEDSDALFDALAYLIDNDLRGAGDEFQLTDALQRMVETGSVLGTFDVEDWYDCGRPETLLEANEVLLASMETNGAGALTDAVVVPPVDMGEGVELTRSVVGPNVSLDDGVEIDDSVVQDSIVGRNAELSDVNLKESIIGDAATVRGEPRNLNVGDNSDLSL; this is encoded by the coding sequence ATGAAAGCGGTCATCCCGCTGGCCGGTAGGGGCACCCGACTGTACCCCCAGACCCACACGAAGCCCAAGGCGATGGTCCGTATCGCGGGCAAGCCGATCCTCGGCCACATCCTCGCGAGCCTCGCGGACGCCGGCGTCGACGAGGCGGTGCTCGTCGTCGGCGGGCCGATGCAGACCCAGATCCGCGAGTACGCCGAACGGGAGTTCGGCGACGAGTTCGCGTTCACGTTCCCCGAGCAGGTCGACCCGCAGGGGTTGGGCCACGCGATCCACCAGGCGGCGCCCGCGGTCGACGGCGAGCCGGTGATCATCACGCTCGGCGACATGCTGTTCGAACACGGGTACGGCACCTTCCTCGACGCCCACCGCTCGCTCGACGGCGTCGACGCGAGCATCGGCGTCAAGCGCGTCGACGAGCCGAGCCACTACGGCGTCGTCGACGTCGCGGGCGACGGGAGCGTGCGCGAACTCGTCGAGAAGCCCGACGACCCGCCGTCGGACCGTGCGATCAGCGGCGTCTACGTCGTCGAGGACAGCGACGCGCTGTTCGACGCGCTCGCGTACCTGATCGACAACGACCTCCGCGGCGCCGGCGACGAGTTCCAGCTCACCGACGCGCTCCAGCGGATGGTCGAGACCGGCTCGGTCCTCGGGACGTTCGACGTCGAGGACTGGTACGACTGCGGCCGGCCCGAGACGCTGCTGGAAGCCAACGAGGTCCTGCTCGCGTCGATGGAGACCAACGGCGCGGGCGCGCTCACCGACGCCGTCGTCGTCCCGCCGGTGGACATGGGCGAGGGTGTCGAGTTGACCCGGAGTGTCGTCGGCCCGAACGTGAGCCTGGACGACGGCGTGGAGATCGACGACAGCGTCGTGCAGGACTCCATCGTCGGCCGGAACGCGGAGCTGTCGGACGTGAACCTCAAGGAGAGCATCATCGGCGACGCCGCCACCGTCCGGGGCGAGCCGCGGAACCTCAACGTCGGCGACAACAGCGACCTGAGCCTGTGA
- a CDS encoding glycosyltransferase, with translation MNIAFFAYYFPKLSETFIINQVTGLLDRGHEVTIFANESPDEEIEHEVVEEYDLLDRTVYTGSPEDYVDGAKMFGASAAAVARNHPRDLTEVLEAIKLRKDGVARLANYIAFEEYDETFDVCHAHFGTVGRQWEFVADDPDQGAFVTTCYGTDVTGFVHPDRYDWYDGFWEKCDLAIGITQYIRSKMIMLGCPERRSVKHPIGIKPASFENRTRTFDGDDTLRILSVARHAEMKGLKYAIDAVADCIEAGMDIQYRIAGDGERREELESRIDRHGVSEEVSLLGWVTQNEVTELLHDSHLFLLPSVTARSGDTEGQALVLQEAQATGLPVVATYHDGIPEGVEERRTGLLVPERDVESISEAIGQFAHDPSMIEEYSRNTPEVAERFDNESLIQRQEQLYLDAIDEQ, from the coding sequence ATGAATATCGCGTTTTTCGCGTATTATTTTCCCAAACTCTCGGAGACGTTTATCATCAACCAGGTGACCGGTCTCCTCGACCGGGGCCACGAGGTGACGATCTTCGCTAACGAGTCGCCCGACGAGGAGATCGAACACGAAGTCGTCGAGGAGTACGATCTGCTGGATCGAACGGTGTACACCGGGAGCCCGGAGGACTACGTCGACGGCGCCAAGATGTTCGGTGCGTCGGCCGCCGCTGTCGCGCGGAATCACCCCCGGGATCTCACGGAGGTACTGGAGGCGATCAAACTCCGGAAGGACGGCGTCGCTAGGTTGGCGAACTACATCGCGTTCGAAGAGTACGACGAGACGTTCGACGTCTGCCACGCTCACTTCGGGACGGTCGGTCGACAGTGGGAGTTCGTCGCGGACGACCCGGACCAGGGAGCGTTCGTGACGACGTGCTACGGGACTGACGTGACCGGGTTCGTCCACCCCGATCGCTACGACTGGTACGACGGGTTCTGGGAGAAGTGTGATCTGGCGATCGGGATCACCCAGTACATTCGCTCGAAGATGATCATGCTCGGCTGTCCCGAGCGGCGGTCGGTGAAACACCCGATCGGGATCAAACCCGCGTCCTTCGAGAACCGGACCAGAACGTTCGACGGGGACGACACGCTCCGGATCCTCTCGGTCGCACGACACGCCGAGATGAAGGGGTTGAAGTACGCTATCGACGCGGTGGCCGACTGCATCGAAGCCGGGATGGACATCCAGTACCGCATCGCGGGCGACGGGGAACGGCGGGAAGAACTCGAGAGCCGGATCGACCGACACGGGGTGTCGGAGGAAGTGTCCCTCCTCGGATGGGTGACGCAGAACGAAGTCACCGAACTGCTCCACGACTCCCATCTGTTCTTGCTGCCGAGCGTTACCGCGAGGAGCGGGGACACCGAAGGACAGGCGTTGGTGCTTCAAGAGGCACAGGCGACCGGTCTGCCAGTCGTCGCGACGTACCACGACGGGATCCCGGAGGGGGTCGAGGAACGCCGGACGGGGTTACTCGTTCCCGAGCGCGACGTCGAGAGCATCTCGGAGGCCATCGGCCAGTTCGCTCACGATCCCTCGATGATCGAGGAGTACAGTCGGAACACGCCCGAGGTCGCGGAGCGGTTCGACAACGAATCGCTGATCCAGCGTCAGGAGCAGTTGTATCTGGACGCTATCGACGAGCAGTAA
- a CDS encoding glycosyltransferase family 2 protein, producing MSRASGNGSTVTENPFDDWELTTPVALMVYDRPEHTARVFERIADAEPPTLLVVADGPKPGDERDRERCRETRAVTEDVDWDCTVHREYAETNMGIKERFQSGLDWVFDTVDEAIILEDDCLPNRSFFRFIEEMLDEYRDDERVMDVCGSNHLGSWKENEQDYHFTRYGGIWGWGTWADRWELCRQEMDGWEDADVRDLARGYWGGGDHWRYNRNLYSRTDSGRIVTWDYQWGFTRAVNWGLTVVPSKNLVSNIGFGEAATNTTTTESEMSSVPTSELEFPLTRRGGVGSDAGYDEAFYRLTTSVWDRHLPLQLVKNLYNDLTR from the coding sequence ATGAGTCGGGCCTCCGGCAACGGCTCGACGGTGACCGAGAACCCGTTCGACGATTGGGAACTCACCACTCCCGTCGCACTGATGGTGTACGACCGTCCCGAGCACACCGCTCGCGTGTTCGAGCGGATCGCCGACGCGGAACCGCCGACGCTGCTCGTTGTCGCAGACGGCCCGAAGCCGGGCGACGAGCGGGATCGGGAACGGTGCCGCGAGACGCGGGCGGTCACGGAGGACGTCGACTGGGACTGTACGGTCCACCGCGAGTACGCGGAGACGAACATGGGGATCAAGGAGCGCTTCCAGTCCGGGCTGGACTGGGTGTTCGACACCGTCGACGAGGCGATCATCCTCGAAGACGACTGTCTCCCGAACCGGAGCTTCTTCCGGTTCATCGAGGAGATGCTCGACGAGTACCGCGACGACGAGCGCGTGATGGACGTCTGCGGGAGCAACCACCTGGGGTCGTGGAAGGAGAACGAACAGGACTACCACTTCACCCGCTACGGCGGTATCTGGGGGTGGGGAACGTGGGCCGATCGGTGGGAGCTGTGTCGCCAAGAGATGGACGGCTGGGAGGACGCCGACGTCCGTGACCTCGCGAGAGGCTACTGGGGAGGGGGAGACCACTGGCGGTACAATCGCAATCTCTACTCCCGGACCGACTCCGGCCGGATCGTGACGTGGGACTACCAGTGGGGATTCACCAGAGCGGTGAACTGGGGGCTGACCGTCGTCCCGTCGAAGAACTTGGTCTCGAACATCGGGTTCGGGGAGGCCGCCACCAACACGACCACGACGGAGTCGGAGATGTCGTCGGTCCCGACGTCGGAGCTGGAGTTCCCACTCACACGACGGGGTGGTGTCGGCTCGGACGCGGGGTACGACGAGGCGTTCTATCGATTGACGACGAGCGTCTGGGACCGTCACCTGCCGCTACAACTCGTCAAGAACCTGTACAACGACCTGACCCGGTAG
- the asnB gene encoding asparagine synthase (glutamine-hydrolyzing): protein MCGIWGYVGATDSIDVADAWNGLCALTDRGPDAWGMYVDGHGRVTDEASLPDGESAVAIGNRRLSILDLSAAGTQPMEYDGSWIVYNGEVYNYREIREDLRDLGHEFDSDSDTEVILHAYEEYGSACVERLRGMFAFVVFDADADRLFAARDRFGIKPFYYSHTDGRFSFASEVTSLLDGGVVERTVDPVSVDGFLTFGYVPGPRTIVAGVRSLPPASTLTYDRSTGDLDVERYWTPSFDSSDPETDLRDLLEETVSLRLRSDVPVGAFLSGGLDSSTIVALMREVSAGDRDDLHTFSVGFESDTYDESAFAETVAERFGTDHTSTVVGPADVRARLDDVVASMDQPTIDGVNTYFVSQAAADAGLKVTLSGLGSDELFFGYPTFETVARRYRAAKRLQTIPRPVRNAGGELLSRLGDAVDDHTIEAAGDAVAADSAFGAAYLSARGLFSRRARSGLLPETDRVRWDEHVGESVSDLLGATDDRNVVSDAELGWYMRDQLLRQTDSMSMAHSLEVRVPFLDVPLAEHVMGLDADDKAVGEKALLKDAVSDLLPLDVIEREKTGFTFPFAEWLRDDLSDVVTEATSADRLAATPIDAAAAADVRDQFLAGDRHWSRVWALTVLSLWMDEHLLVEDR, encoded by the coding sequence ATGTGTGGGATCTGGGGGTACGTCGGCGCGACCGACTCGATCGACGTTGCGGACGCGTGGAACGGGCTGTGTGCCCTCACCGACCGCGGCCCGGACGCGTGGGGGATGTACGTCGATGGCCACGGGCGCGTGACCGACGAAGCGTCGCTCCCGGACGGCGAGTCCGCCGTGGCGATCGGTAACCGGCGGCTGAGCATCCTCGACCTCTCTGCGGCCGGAACGCAACCGATGGAGTACGACGGGTCGTGGATCGTCTACAACGGCGAGGTGTACAACTATCGGGAGATCCGCGAGGACCTCCGCGACCTCGGCCACGAGTTCGACTCCGACTCCGACACGGAGGTCATCTTGCACGCGTACGAGGAGTACGGGTCGGCGTGTGTCGAACGGCTCCGTGGGATGTTCGCGTTCGTCGTGTTCGACGCGGACGCCGATCGACTGTTCGCCGCCAGGGACCGCTTCGGGATCAAGCCGTTCTACTACAGCCACACGGACGGGCGGTTCTCGTTCGCCTCCGAGGTCACCTCGCTCCTCGACGGGGGCGTCGTCGAGCGGACGGTCGACCCGGTGAGCGTGGACGGCTTCCTGACGTTCGGCTACGTCCCGGGTCCGCGAACGATCGTAGCCGGCGTCCGATCGCTCCCACCGGCCTCGACGCTCACCTACGACCGCTCCACGGGGGATCTGGACGTCGAACGGTACTGGACTCCCTCGTTCGACTCGTCCGACCCGGAGACCGACCTCCGCGACCTGCTCGAAGAGACCGTCTCCCTCCGACTGCGTTCGGACGTGCCGGTCGGTGCGTTCCTCAGCGGCGGGCTCGACTCGTCGACGATCGTCGCGTTGATGCGGGAGGTGTCGGCCGGCGACCGCGACGACCTCCACACCTTCTCCGTGGGGTTCGAGAGCGACACCTACGACGAGTCCGCGTTCGCCGAAACCGTCGCCGAGCGGTTCGGGACGGACCACACGTCGACCGTCGTCGGTCCCGCAGACGTCCGTGCCCGGCTCGACGACGTCGTCGCGTCGATGGACCAGCCGACGATCGACGGCGTGAACACGTACTTCGTCTCGCAGGCCGCGGCCGACGCCGGGCTCAAAGTGACGCTCTCGGGGCTGGGGAGCGACGAACTGTTCTTCGGCTATCCGACCTTCGAGACGGTCGCGCGTCGCTACCGCGCCGCGAAGCGACTGCAGACGATCCCCCGACCGGTCCGGAACGCGGGCGGGGAACTGCTCTCCCGGCTCGGCGACGCGGTGGACGACCACACGATCGAGGCGGCCGGCGACGCGGTGGCGGCCGACTCCGCGTTCGGAGCCGCCTATCTCAGTGCCCGGGGACTGTTCTCCCGCCGCGCACGCTCGGGACTGCTCCCGGAGACCGACCGCGTCAGGTGGGACGAACACGTCGGCGAGTCCGTCTCGGACTTGCTCGGGGCGACCGACGACCGGAACGTGGTCTCGGACGCGGAGCTGGGTTGGTACATGCGTGACCAACTCCTCCGGCAGACGGACAGCATGTCGATGGCGCACTCGCTGGAAGTCCGTGTCCCGTTCCTCGACGTGCCGCTCGCGGAACACGTCATGGGACTCGACGCCGACGACAAAGCCGTCGGGGAGAAAGCGCTCCTGAAAGACGCCGTGAGCGACCTCCTCCCGCTCGACGTGATCGAACGAGAGAAGACTGGATTCACCTTCCCGTTCGCCGAGTGGCTCCGAGACGATCTGTCCGACGTGGTCACCGAGGCGACCTCGGCCGATCGACTCGCGGCGACACCTATCGACGCCGCGGCCGCCGCCGACGTCCGTGACCAGTTCCTCGCGGGCGACCGACACTGGTCGCGCGTCTGGGCGTTGACCGTGCTCTCGCTGTGGATGGACGAGCACCTGCTCGTGGAGGACCGATGA
- a CDS encoding glycosyltransferase family 4 protein, with protein MRVALLNAYDSGGAGTATKRIHRGLHRIGVDSTVLVDHKDGDDPHVVGPESTLRTAYSMARPLVDRAPLRLYGGSDGVFSPNWLPEDLDRRIDDLDPEVVHLNWMGGGFLSPGTVADIDRPIVWRFPDMWPMTGGCHYARDCDGYTESCGNCPELGSSLPWDLSRFTMSRKRRAFADADITVAAPSTWLAECARESTLFGDRRVEVIPNGLDTETFRPWDRDFAREVFGLDPDETVVLFGSVKATSDPRKGFDLLTSALGELPDGADDLRLVVFGASEPADGDDRSHPTTYTGYLNDEQSLALLYAAADVMVVPSRYEGFGQTVSEAMACGTPVVAFDATGPSDTVDHRETGYLAEPYDPTDLAAGIEWVVADQERLAELGAAAREKAEREFALEVAAERYRDLYRSVV; from the coding sequence ATGCGCGTAGCGCTGCTCAACGCCTACGACTCCGGCGGCGCGGGGACGGCGACGAAGCGGATCCACCGCGGCCTCCACCGGATCGGTGTCGACTCCACCGTGCTCGTCGACCACAAGGACGGGGACGATCCCCACGTCGTCGGACCGGAGAGCACGCTCCGCACCGCCTACTCGATGGCGCGGCCGCTCGTGGATCGGGCGCCGCTCCGGCTGTACGGCGGTTCCGACGGCGTGTTCTCGCCGAACTGGCTCCCCGAGGACCTCGACCGGCGGATCGACGACCTCGACCCCGAGGTCGTCCACCTGAACTGGATGGGCGGCGGCTTCCTCTCGCCCGGCACCGTCGCGGACATCGACCGTCCGATCGTGTGGCGGTTCCCCGACATGTGGCCGATGACTGGAGGGTGCCACTACGCCCGCGACTGTGACGGCTACACCGAGTCGTGCGGGAACTGCCCCGAGTTGGGCAGTTCGCTCCCGTGGGACCTCTCGCGGTTCACGATGAGTCGGAAGCGACGCGCGTTCGCGGACGCCGACATCACCGTCGCGGCACCGAGCACGTGGCTCGCCGAGTGCGCACGCGAGAGCACCCTGTTCGGCGACCGACGGGTCGAGGTGATCCCGAACGGGCTCGACACGGAGACGTTCCGCCCGTGGGACCGCGACTTCGCGAGGGAGGTGTTCGGACTCGACCCCGACGAGACGGTCGTGCTGTTCGGCTCCGTGAAAGCGACCTCGGACCCGCGGAAGGGGTTCGACCTCCTCACCAGCGCCCTCGGCGAACTGCCCGACGGAGCCGACGACCTCCGGCTGGTGGTGTTCGGCGCCTCGGAGCCGGCCGACGGCGACGACCGCTCGCACCCGACCACGTACACCGGCTACCTGAACGACGAACAGAGCCTCGCGCTGTTGTACGCCGCGGCCGACGTGATGGTCGTCCCGTCGCGCTACGAGGGGTTCGGCCAGACCGTCTCGGAGGCGATGGCCTGCGGGACGCCCGTGGTCGCGTTCGACGCGACCGGGCCGAGCGACACGGTCGACCACCGCGAGACGGGCTACTTGGCCGAGCCGTACGATCCGACGGATCTGGCCGCCGGGATCGAGTGGGTGGTCGCCGACCAGGAGCGGCTCGCGGAGTTGGGCGCGGCCGCCCGGGAGAAAGCCGAACGGGAGTTCGCGCTGGAGGTGGCTGCCGAGCGGTACCGGGATCTCTACCGGAGCGTCGTGTGA
- a CDS encoding UDP-glucuronic acid decarboxylase family protein yields MTTRTLVAGGAGFLGSHLCERLLADGHRVYCLDNESSGRAGNVEHLLSADRFEYVRGDVRDLPELPDVDEVYNLASRASPTDFDDHPVEIALTNAEGTRNLLDYCVDRDATFLFASTSEVYGDPEVHPQPESYNGNVNVRGVRGCYDESKRFGEALVVAYERQYGVDARTARIFNTYGPRMRPDDGRVVPTFVRQALAGDDLTVYGDGSQTRSFCYVDDEVAGLRALMDEPTASGAVVNLGNDREITIREFAETVIDVLGDDNDIVYEPLPEDDPQRRRPDSSRARDLLGWTPEIGLEEGLRRTGEFFAEAEPNV; encoded by the coding sequence ATGACGACACGAACCCTCGTCGCCGGCGGCGCCGGATTCCTCGGGAGCCACCTCTGTGAGCGGCTGTTGGCGGACGGCCACCGAGTGTACTGTCTGGACAACGAGAGTAGCGGGCGTGCCGGGAACGTCGAACACCTCCTGTCGGCGGACCGCTTCGAGTACGTCCGCGGCGACGTCCGCGACCTCCCCGAACTGCCGGACGTCGACGAGGTGTACAACTTGGCGTCGCGCGCCTCCCCGACCGACTTCGACGACCACCCGGTCGAGATCGCATTGACCAACGCCGAGGGGACGCGGAACCTCCTCGACTACTGCGTCGACCGGGACGCGACGTTCCTGTTCGCCAGTACGAGCGAAGTGTACGGCGACCCGGAGGTCCACCCCCAGCCCGAGTCGTACAACGGGAACGTGAACGTCCGGGGCGTCCGCGGCTGCTACGACGAGTCGAAGCGGTTCGGCGAGGCGCTCGTCGTCGCCTACGAACGGCAGTACGGCGTCGACGCGCGGACGGCGAGGATCTTCAACACGTACGGCCCGCGGATGCGCCCCGACGACGGGCGCGTCGTGCCGACGTTCGTCCGGCAGGCGCTCGCCGGCGACGACCTCACCGTCTACGGCGACGGGTCACAGACGCGGAGCTTCTGTTACGTCGACGACGAGGTCGCGGGACTCCGGGCACTGATGGACGAACCGACCGCGTCGGGCGCCGTAGTCAACCTCGGGAACGACCGGGAGATCACCATCCGGGAGTTCGCCGAGACGGTGATCGACGTGCTCGGCGACGACAACGACATCGTGTACGAGCCGCTCCCGGAGGACGACCCCCAACGGCGCCGTCCGGACTCCTCGCGCGCCCGCGACCTGCTCGGGTGGACGCCCGAGATCGGTCTCGAGGAGGGGTTGCGACGGACGGGCGAGTTCTTCGCCGAGGCGGAACCGAACGTATGA
- a CDS encoding glycosyltransferase family 61 protein: MIAPLARHARRLGERYLPQDTKNRMRGAIGTALSDRVVSYVELAERDDVDVWRFEREREFTFERPDYYNRLPEEIGRIVGDHVSPQPFVLEVPDVTLIGSQGMKRTADGDFVVYNFHRPADAGASRELGYDVLDAVSMGTWPFRRPGGPTAEVELAVPLINRWARNYSHWTEECLAQLAGVRHYIRETGERPILLIPPDSPEFVGESLELLGFDETDYRELGDERLRVERMVLPSIRRVWSGTSDDYMRDPFGISWVREAVLQRIDEDADSPSKILVSRERDATVRRITNWSAVESALVDRGFEPVVLTEHDFREQKELFRNAETIVATHGAGLTELIYAEDASVIELFGSYVVPPYFEMSEAVGHRYGCLVCEPRGDDIRVDVDELHAAIDATTGADGS, encoded by the coding sequence GTGATCGCTCCACTCGCCAGACACGCCCGACGGCTCGGCGAGCGGTACCTCCCACAGGACACGAAAAACCGGATGCGCGGGGCGATAGGGACCGCGTTGTCCGACCGAGTCGTCTCGTACGTCGAACTCGCCGAACGGGACGACGTCGACGTCTGGCGGTTCGAGCGGGAACGCGAGTTCACCTTCGAGCGCCCCGACTACTACAACCGCCTCCCGGAGGAGATCGGCCGCATCGTCGGCGACCACGTGTCGCCGCAGCCGTTCGTGCTCGAAGTGCCGGACGTGACGCTGATCGGTAGCCAGGGGATGAAGCGGACGGCCGACGGCGACTTCGTGGTGTACAACTTCCACCGGCCGGCGGACGCGGGCGCGAGTCGGGAACTCGGATACGACGTCCTCGACGCGGTGTCGATGGGGACGTGGCCCTTCCGCCGCCCGGGGGGACCGACCGCCGAGGTCGAGTTGGCGGTCCCGCTGATCAACCGCTGGGCTCGCAACTACAGCCACTGGACCGAGGAGTGTCTGGCTCAACTGGCGGGCGTCCGCCACTACATCCGCGAGACGGGCGAACGGCCGATTCTGCTGATACCTCCCGATTCGCCCGAGTTCGTCGGGGAGTCGCTCGAGCTGCTAGGGTTCGACGAGACGGACTACCGGGAACTCGGCGACGAACGTCTCCGGGTGGAGCGAATGGTGCTCCCCTCGATCCGCCGGGTCTGGAGCGGCACGTCGGACGACTACATGCGCGATCCGTTCGGGATATCCTGGGTTCGGGAGGCGGTACTACAGCGGATCGACGAGGACGCGGACTCGCCGTCGAAGATCCTCGTCTCCCGAGAACGGGACGCGACGGTGAGGCGGATCACGAACTGGTCGGCGGTCGAGTCGGCGCTGGTCGATCGCGGGTTCGAACCGGTCGTGCTCACCGAACACGACTTCAGGGAGCAGAAAGAGCTGTTCCGGAACGCCGAGACGATCGTCGCGACGCACGGCGCCGGCCTCACGGAACTCATCTACGCCGAGGACGCCAGCGTGATCGAGCTGTTCGGGTCGTACGTCGTGCCCCCGTACTTCGAGATGAGCGAGGCGGTCGGCCACCGATACGGCTGTCTCGTCTGTGAGCCGCGCGGCGACGACATCCGCGTCGACGTCGACGAACTCCACGCCGCGATCGACGCGACCACCGGCGCCGACGGCTCGTAA